CCGACCACACCGTCCACCGTGTACCGGACGATCGAGGTGCCGCCGCCGAAATCGAAGCTCACCTGGTCATTGCCGGTCGCTGCGGTGGCCGCGCCCTCGATCCGCACGTCCCGCACGGAAAGCACGCGGTCGCGGTCGTTCCCGGCCCCCACGCGCAGCGGGATCGTGCGGGACATCGTGGTGCCGGGCGGCACGGAAACCGCCTCGGTGACCGAAAGACTGCCGTCGCGCTGGACCTTCAGCGCCACTTCCACGCTCTGCGGCAGCGTGGGCTGGTCCTGCGCGGCGGCGGGCGTCGCCACGCTCCAGAGCAGGACCGGAACCGCCAGCAGGGCCACGAACTTCACGGGCGGATGCTAGCCGCGTACCGCCGCCTGGACGTGGCAAGCACGCCGTCAAGCGCAGCGGTGAGCGAGGTTTCGGCGGGTTCGTCCGGAGTGCCCAGCGCCCGGCCGCGCGCGGTGCGAGCCGGGATCTTCACCACGGCGACGGCCAGACCGACGACGACTACAGCGAGGCCGACCAGCGCGTCGCCGACCGTGGTCGCGAGTACCACCGTGGTGAGTATGCCGAGCGCCACGAGCCCGAACCCGGCCCATCGAAGGCGCTGCGGCAGCCGGGAGAGCCAGCCGCGCCGGTAGGCCTCCTCATCGAGAAGTGCACGCAGCCGTTGCGGATCCGGACTTGCCGCGGCCAGTGGACCAGGCGGGAACGCGGCCTTGACAGCCGCTTCAAACGGCGTCAACGGGTCACCCTCGCCCTGGGTGATCTGCCGGTCCTCGGCGAACCGAAGATGACCGCGGGCGACAAGATCCAGCACAGCGCCGGTGATGTCGACTTCGCCCCGCGCGACATAGGCGACGTACGCGGAAGCCGTGGCGCCCGGCGAAGGCCCACCTTGCCGGTCACGACGGCGGAGACAGCCGACGACAACAGCGCCGAGAAGCACGAACAGCAGCGCCGCACCGAAGGCGACCGCGGACGCCGGGCCGAAGGCGAAGGCCGCGGCCAGCGGCGAGGAAGCGACAAACCGGGCGTTCACCGGTAAAGCACCGGCTGGGAGCTGCACAGCGAGGTCCATGCGTTCGCCCGCAGCGAGCCCATCCTGCTCGGCGTGCACCACGCTGTGGTCGCCGATTTCGGAAAAGGTGCACCGCCGGGCCGAACCGGCAGCGCCCGCGAAACAGTCCGATGTAGACGCTCCGGGCGCGGCGAAGTTCACGCTGACCTGGGACAACGCCCGGTCCCAGCCACCCGTGAGAGGCAGGCGCATTTCGCCGGTCGCGGCCACCGCTCCGTCCACTGTGTACGCAAGAACCCCAGGTCCGGTGAAGGTCACCACGTCACCGTCCACGCTCACCGCACCACTAACGCGGACGTCGGTGACGGAGTACAGCCGGTCCTGGTCAGCGGTGACCGGCACCCGCGCCGGAAGCCGGTGCGCCGCACGGGTACCGGTGGAGACGCGCTCGGTGACGGTGAGCCGTCCGTCTTGCATGGCAGTCACCGTGATGTCGTCGGCAAGGCCACCGGACAGTGCCGCGGCAACGGCCAGTTCAGCGAACACAGCACCTCAGCTCGGCGGGGTGAACGGGTTGTCGGACGGCGGCACGCGGGGAACCGGCGGCGGCTCGGGATGCGGCGGAAAGTGGCCGGCCTGCGCCCGGTTGCGCCGCTCGGCGAGCACCGTGGTGAGAAAGATCCACGGCGGCATGTCCGCCGGCAAGCCCACACCGATCGCCGCGGCCATCTGCTGAGCCAGCCCGTAACCGAGCGCGTGCGCCGCCTCCGGACGCAACTGGTGATACCGGCCGAGGAACTGCCGCGCGGCCAGGGCGAGTTCGTCGGGAACCTGGCTGAGGTCGAGCCGCGCGGCCCACGGCGCCAGCCACGGCGGCATCTGGAGCACCGGCTGCCTCGGCTCCGGCACGCGCTCGCGGATCACCAGCGTGCCCGCCAGGTAATCCCCGACCCGGCGGCCGTTCGACGAGGTCAGCGACACGATCAGGGCCACCGCGCCGAAAAAGCCGAGCGCCCAGAAGTCCACGAAGAACCCGGCGAGCGCGCGGGTGAGCGCGTGCCGGAAACGGATCGGGCCGCCGTCGAGCCGCACCACGCGCAGCCCCAGCGCGAGCTTGCCGAGCGAGCGGCCCCGGCTGAGCGTCTCGAACAGCACCGGGTATCCGATCACGACCAGCACGAACACTGTGAGCAGCAGTGCCACCGTCAGCGACGAGTCGAACGATCCCGCGGTGAGCAACAGCACGACCAGCGCGAAGAGCAGCACGACGGCCTGCACGAGCACGTCGATCAGCATCGCGACGCCGCGGCTGGCGAGTTTCGCCACCCGCAGGTCGAGGACCACGGCCTCACCGGTGACGAGATCGGACTCTTCCTGCACGAGGCCAGCGTAGAGCCCTAAACTCGGCGCGGGAGGAGATATGGACCTGGACGTGTTCGTCGCCGCGCACACCGCGGAGTGGACCCGGCTGAGCGAGCTGGTGCGGCGCCGCCGGCTCAGCGGCGCCGAGGCCGACGAACTCGTCGCGCTCTACCAGCGCGCCGCCACGCACCTGTCGGTGATCCGCTCGACCGCGCCCGACCCGGCGCTGCTGGCGAGGCTGTCCGGGCTCGTGGCCCGCGGCCGGTCGGCGGTCGCGGGTTCGCACAGCCCGGCGTGGCGCGAGGTGGCGCTGTTCTTCACCCGCCGGTTTCCCGCCGCGGTGTACCTCAGCCGCCGCTGGTGGCTCCCCGCCGCGCTGCTGTCGCTGGCCGTGATGGCGGTGCTCGGCGTGTGGGTCGCCCACGATCCGCAGGTGCGCTCGTCGCTGATCTCCCCGGACGAGCTGAGGGCGATGACCGCACCCGGCGGCCGGTACGAGAGCTACTACTCGAACGGCCCGGCCGCGGGATTCGCCGCGAAGGTGTGGACGAACAATGCCTGGGTCGCCGCTACCTGCCTGTTCCTCGGCATCGCGCTCGGCCTGCCGGTGATCTCCGCGCTGTGGCTGAATTCGCTCAACGTGGGCGTCGCGATCGGCCTGATGTCCTCGGCCGGCCGGGGTGACGTGCTGCTGGGCCTGCTCCTGCCGCACGGCCTGCTCGAACTGACCGCGGTGTTCATCGCCGCCGGAACCGGGCTGAAACTCGGCTGGACGGTGGTCGACCCCGGCCGCCGCTCCCGCACCGCCGCGCTGGCCGAACAGGGCCGTTCGGTGGTGGTGATCGCGCTCGGGCTGGCGTGCGTGTTGCTGGTGTCGGGGGTGATCGAGGCCTTCGTGACCCCTTCGGGCTGGCCCACCTGGCTGCGCATCAGCCTCGGCGCGCTGGTCGAAGTGCTGTTCCTGACCTACGTCTTCACCCTCGGCCGCCGTGCCGCCAGAGAGGGGGAAATGGGCGATCTGGACCGCGGCCTCGCCGGCGACGCCCTCCCCGAGGCAGGCTGACCCCCTCCCGCGAAAGGCTGTGAAGGGGCCCTTCACGGACTCTGAGTCCGTGAAGGGCCCCTTCACAGCCTCCCGGCGGCTTTGAGGGCGAGGTATCGGTCCGCCAGCGCGGGCGGGAGTTCCTCCGGAACAGCGTCCACCACGCCCACGCCGCGACGGGTCAAGCGGGCCACGGCCGACTCGCGATCGGCCAGCGTGCGAGCTGCGGCGGCAGCGTCGTAGACCGCTTCGGCATCACCACGGGCGCGGGCCATTTCCGCCACGCGGGGGTCGGCCACCGAGGCCAGCAGGACTTCGTGCCGCGCGGTCAGCGAGCCCAGCACCGGGAACAGGCCTTCCTCCAGCGCCGCCGGTTCCAGCCCGGTCAGCAACACCACCAGCGCACGACGACGGGTGCGGCGCAGCACTTCCGCGACCATTCCCCGGGCGTCAGTCTCCACTAAGGACGGTTCGATCGGGGCGAGCGCGTTGACCAGCGACGGCAGCAAGGTCTTCGAGTTCGGCACCGACGCGCGGACCTGGCGGTCGTAGGCCACCAGGTCCACCCGGTCACCGGCGCGCGAGGCGAGGGCGGCCAGCAGCAGGGCCGCGTCCATCGCGGCGTCCAGCCTGGGCGCATCACCGACGCGCCCTGCCGAGACCCGGCCGGTGTCCAGGACCAGCACCACCTGCCGGTCACGTTCCGGGCGCCAGGTCCGGACCATCACTTCCGACGCGCGAGCGGTCGCGCGCCAATCGATCGAGCGCACGTCGTCACCGATGACGTACTCGCGCAAGGAATCGAACTCCGTGCCCTGGCCGCGGATCAGCACCGCGTTGCGGCCGTCCAGCTGCTGCAGCCGGGCCAGCCGCGAAGGCAGGTGCTTGCGGCTGTGGAACGGCGGCAGCACCCGCACCGTCCACGGCACCTGGTGCGAGCCCTGCCGAGCGGCCAAACCCAACGGCCCCAAGGCACGCACGGTCACCAGCGCCGCGCTGCGATCGCCTCGCCGGGTCGGCCGCAGCTGCGTGGTGCAGGCCTGCCGCTCCCCCGGCGGCACGGACACCCGATGCCGGTCGTCCGCGCGGGCACTCGGCGGCCACGCGTCCCGCAGCAGCCCGCGAACCCTGCGACGGCCCGGGTTGGCGACCAGCAACGTCACCGAAGCCCGCTCACCGAGCCGGACGGAAGTCGTTCCCCGGCGCGAAAACTGCAGCGCTCGCACGCTCCCGGCCAACGCGACGTCCACCGCGACCAGGACGAGCAGCACCGCGACCACGGCGAGCACGCCGGTGACAGACGGGAACAGCAGCCCCACCACCAGCGCCCCCAGCAACGCCAGCAGCCCGAGCCGCCCGGTCAGCGCCATCGCGTCAACGCGGCACCGGCACGGCGGCCAGCACCCGGTCCAGGACACCGTCGGCGGTGACGCCCTCCAGCTCCGCCTCGGGTCGTACGTCGAGCCGGTGCCGCAGAGCGGGCCGGGCGAGCGCCTTGACGTCGTCCGGAGTCGCGTAATCGCGGCCTGCCAGCCAGGCCCACGCCCGGGTCACGGCGAGCAAACCCGTTGCGCCACGCGGGGAAACGCCCAGCCGGACGGCGGGCAGCTCCCGCGTCGCCCGGCACAGGTCGACCACGTAGCCGATCACCTCCGGGCCGACCGTCACCTTCGCCACGGCCTGCCGGGCCGCGGCCAGCTCCGCCGCGCCGGCCACCGGGCGCACCCCGGCCGCGGCCAGCTCCCGCGGGTCGAACCCCTGCGCGTGCCGCAACAGGATGGCGACTTCGTCCTCTCGCGACGGAGCGGGCATGGTCAGCTTGAGCAGAAATCGGTCCAGCTGCGCTTCGGGCAACGGGTAGGTGCCCTCGTACTCCACCGGGTTCTGCGTCGCGATCACGATGAACGGATCGGGCAGCGGACGCGTCCGCCCGTCGATCGACACCTGCCGCTCCTCCATCGCTTCCAACAGCGAGGACTGCGTTTTCGGCGGAGTGCGGTTGATTTCGTCGGCGAGCATCAGGTTCGTGAAGACCGGGCCTTCCCGGAAGGAGAACTCGCCGCTGTGCGCGTCGTACACAATGGACCCGGTGACGTCGCCCGGCATCAGGTCCGGGGTGAACTGCACCCGGGTGGTCTTCAGGTCCAGCGAAGCGGCGAGCGCCCGTACCAGCAACGTTTTCGCCACCCCGGGCACGCCTTCGAGCAGCACATGGCCCCGGCAGAGCAGCGCGAGGATCAGCCCGGTGACCGCCGCGTCGTTGCCCACCACAGCTTTTCCGACCTCGGCGCGCAACGCGATCAGCGCCGACCGCGCGTCGTCCGGGGCCTGTTCGGTACTCACGAACGCTCCACCTCTCGTTCCACCCTGTCCAGTTCGTCCGCCAGCCGCACGAGCGCGGGCTCGTCCCGCACCGGCGGACCGCAGAGCACCGCGCCGACGTCGGCCGCGGCACGGCCGGTCCGCGCGCACACCGTCTCCACGACGGCGGACGGCTCCGCCTCTCGCGGCAGCCCCAGTCTCGTCCGCAACCGCCCGCGAGCGGCCTCCCGCAGCGTCTCCCCGGCGTGTCCGGCCGCGCCGCCCCGGCGGTACAGCCGCGCGCGACCTTCGGCCGTTTCCGCCGCCCGCACCACGATCGGCAGCGGCTCCCGTACCACCGGCCCCAGCCGGCGTGCCCGCCACAAGGCGAACAGCACCACGGCGATCCCCGCGGTCAACGCACCGTAACGCCAGCCGGGCGGGATCAGCTCGACGAACGGCTTCTGCCGGCTCGCCAAAGCGGGATCCGCGGTCGAAGGCACGTACCAGACCAGCCGCGGGTGATCGCCGAGCAACCGCATGCCGAACGCCGCGTTGCCCTCGTCCGCGATCCGATCGTTGGTCAACGGGGTTCCGGTACCGACCACGGTGGTCGTGCCGGAAGGACCGCCCAGCTGCACGAAAGTCGCCTGGTAACACAAGCGCGCAGTCCGGTCTCCGGTCCGGTAATGCCCGCCGCCAAGGGTCGCCGTGCCCGCAGCGACAGCCGCGCCGACGGTGCAATCCGGCTCCAGCACACGCTCGCCTCCGCTGCCGTTCACCTTCACCGACGGCACGGTCTGCGCGAGCGAACTGGGACCGGGCGCGATGAGCACGAGGTGCGCGACACGACGGCTCAGCTCGGACAACCCGTTGCCCGGCACGAGATCCGGATTGGTGACGAGCAACGTGCCACCGTCGCCCGCTTCTCGTGCTTCGGCAAGCGTGTGCACGGCACTGATTTCCACGCCTTCCTGCTCCAGCAGATGCGCGAGCGCGTGGCTGCCGCCCGGCTCGTAGGAACCCGGTTCGAGATCGCCACTGGTCTGGTCGCCTCGGCTGAGCACGAGAACCAGCGCGGTCAGCACGATCAGCAGCAGAACCGCCAGCGGGACCCGCGCGCCCCGCCAAATCCGCTGCAGATCAGGGGAAACCGAAGTGCTCACGCGTCCACCAGAACCGGCTTCGCCCGCTGGACACGCTCGTCGAGCCCGGTCAGCATCCGGTAACCGGCCTCGGTGCCGGGCCGTCCGCCGTAGTGCACGTCGTCGAACAGACGGGCCGCGGCGGCAAGGTCTTCGGCAAGGCCCGGCAGCACCACACCGGCCTCCGCGGCGGCCTCGTCCGCGGTGCGGCCGGAACGGTCTTCGAGCACCGTCCGTTCCTCCAAACCCCGCACCAGCGCTCGGAAGCGCTCCCGCACTGCGTCTGCGAGCTGCCCGCGCGCAGCAGCTTCCCCGGCAGCACGCCGGTACTCGTCAGCGGAGCGACGACGCCCGGTGAACACCTCGCCGGCGGCTCGCGCGGCCCGGCCGACCCGCCCGATCCTCAACCGCACCACGACAATCAGCACGATCAGCAGCCCCAGCACCAACAGCACGCCCAGCGGACCGCCGGGGACGCCGTCGAGCTCGGCGAGTAGCTCGGAGATCCGCTGCCCCAGCCACTGCATGATCTGCTGGAACAGCCCCGGCCGCGCGGCCGGGTACGCCGGATCCCGCAGCTCCTCGATCGCCCGCAGCCGAGCCGGGTCCCGGTCGATGTCGACCGGGACGTCGGTGAGCCGGAAGATCACCACGCCTGCGGCGGCTGCAGGCCCGCTGCCCTGGCCAGCTCGATGTCCATGCCCTCGCGCCGCATCCGCTGGTCGATGTAGAGCAGCACGGTGACCAGCGCGGTGAACGGCGTGACGAGGGTCGAGGCGATCACCGCGCCCACCGACTGCAGGACCAGCCCACCGGTGCTCACCTGCGGCAACGACGCGTTCTGCGGGTCGAACATGCCGCTGAGGGCACCCGAACCGACGCTGAACGGGATGCCGATGATCATGGTGATCAGCCAGCCGATGATCGCGGCCAGCAGCAGCACGCCGAACACCCGCCAGAACGACCCGGTCACCAGCTTGACCGAGCGGGCGAACGCCTGCCTGATCGTGCCGCGTTCGAGCACCAGCGCCGCACCGGCCAGCGACCAGAACACGTACGGGATGACCGGCAGGATCACCGCGAGCACCCCGAACAGGATCGCGACCGGGCCGAGCGCCAGCCCGAGCAGCACCGCGACCCCCGCGCCGGCCGCGCAGGCGGTCAGCACCGCGGCGCCGTAGAGGACGGTCAGCACGAGCAGCCGCAGCAACCGCGGCGCGGCTTCACTCATCGCGGACCGGAAGCCGACCGGGCGGCCGAGCACCGCCTTGCCCATCACCACGGTGAGGAACCCGGTCAGGAAGGCCTGCCCGAGCAGCCCGATCACCAGCGACGGGACCAGGCTCAGCAGCGTCGAGCCGAGCAGGTTGTACAGCGCGTTCAGCTGCTCGGCCTGGCTGGCCGCCGGGCCGATCCGGGCCACCCGCTCGAAATCGGGCACGATCAGCAGCGAGACCACCAGATTCAGCCCCGCGGTGACCACCGCGACGATCGCGGACACCCCGAGGATGAGCAGCGGATACCGGCGGATCGCGGTGATCGCGCCGTCGAGCAGATCGCTGATGTTCAACGGCCGCAACGCGATCACGCCCGGCTTGCCGAGTCCCTGCGGGTTCCAGCCGCGCGGCGGGCCATAGCCGTGCCCACCCTGGTACGACGGTGGCGGCGGGGGTGGCGAACCAGGGGCCTGCCACTGCCCGCTCACGCTCGGCGGCGGCGTCCATCCCGGCGGCACGGCATCGGCGTGCGGAGCGCTTCCCGGCTGCGCGGGAACCTCCGGCGACGGCGGCTGCCCAGCACTCGACGGCTGTCCGGGAACCTTCGCGACGGCGTCCGGCGGCAGCGTGACCGGCGGCCCGGAATCCCCCGTGACCCCACCGGATGACGGCTGCCCGGCATCTCCCGCCGTGTCGTCCGGCTTCGCCGGTTCCCCGGCGCCGACATCACCCGGTGGCGGGGTCTGTGCGGCCCCGGACGCCCCGGGCACCGGGATGCCCTGGCCCGGCGTCGGCGAGTCCTCGCCGGAACCGGGCGAACCGGGTGTGTCAGTCATCGAAGCCCCTCGTCTGCGCCGCCCTGCACTTGCTGCCGTCACTCTTCCAGAGGGTTCCGCACCAGGCCAGACCTGGGGTGACGTCCCGGCACCGGGGCAGAACGGGCAAAGTGCTGCGGAACCCGGGTCATCCCCCGATATGCTGAACGACGAGCCGGGGACGCCGGCCCGCGCCGAGACCCACCGGGAATGTCCTGATGACGCAACCGCCCTACGGCCCGCCGCCATCCGGACTGCCGATGGGACCGCCTCCGGGCAGCGGCCCGCTGGGACCTCCGCTCGCCCAGCCGAGGGGACCGCAGGCCACGCACGCGGGTCCGCCGCCGATGGGGCCGCCGCCTGGGTGGCCGCACCGGCCGCCGCCCCCGCCGCAGCGCAAGCCGGCCGGGCTGATCATCGGGCTCTGCCTCGGCGCGGTCGTGGTGCTGGTACTCGGGGTGGTGGCGATCGTCGCGCTGAACCGCTCCGGCGGGCAGCGCAGCAACACCGGACTTCAAAGCCCGAAGGCGCCGACCTCGGCGTACCAGCTGCCGCCGGACAACAGCCCGGTGAACAGCCCGCCCCCGGTGCGGACCAGCTCCCCGGTCCCGTCCTCCTCCTCGACCGAGTCCGGCCCGCACAAGATCCTCAAGCTGAGCGAGCACCCGATCCTGCAGGATCCGAACGCGGGGCTGAAGAACCTGTCCTGCGAGCTGCCCGCCTGGCAGAGCACGCCGGACGGCGCGGAAGCCTTCTTCACCGCGGCGAGCAAATGCCTCGACGCCGCGTGGGGGCCGTTCCTGGAGTCCTACAACCTGCCGTTCACCCCGCCCACGCTGCACTTCCCGACCGGGCCGAGCTTCGAGACCGCCTGCGGCTCCATCCAGGTCGGCATCGCGACCGCGGCCTACTACTGCGAGAACAACCTGTACGTCCCGTTCAAGGGCCTGCAAACCGACCAGTACGGCAACAACCCCGGCGTCTACCTGGCGTTGTTCGCGCACGAGTACGGCCACCACGTACAGGAGGTCGCGGGCATCATGGACGCGGTCTGGCAGAAGATCTACGCCGCGGGCCAGAACAGCGCGACCGGGCTGGAGCTGTCCCGGCGCAAGGAACTGCAGGCGCAGTGCTTTTCCGGCATGTTCCTCGGCGCGCACGTCGACGAGGGCACCGTCACCCGCGAGATGTACAACAAGGCTTGGAACGACCAGGAAACCCGTGGGGACAACACCTCGCGCAGCCACGACCACGGCACCAACGCGCATTACGCGCAGTGGTGGCGCACCGGCGCGAAGGACAACCGGATCGTCGACTGCAACACCTTCTCCGCGCCTTCGTCCGCGGTGAGCTGATCAGCTGCTCAGCAGGGCCAGCCGCCCGGGTCCGCGGATCACCAGGAACGCGTACATCCCGCCGCAGAAGCAGGCGAACACCAGCAGCGCCAGCGCGATC
This Amycolatopsis sulphurea DNA region includes the following protein-coding sequences:
- a CDS encoding DUF2207 domain-containing protein; amino-acid sequence: MFAELAVAAALSGGLADDITVTAMQDGRLTVTERVSTGTRAAHRLPARVPVTADQDRLYSVTDVRVSGAVSVDGDVVTFTGPGVLAYTVDGAVAATGEMRLPLTGGWDRALSQVSVNFAAPGASTSDCFAGAAGSARRCTFSEIGDHSVVHAEQDGLAAGERMDLAVQLPAGALPVNARFVASSPLAAAFAFGPASAVAFGAALLFVLLGAVVVGCLRRRDRQGGPSPGATASAYVAYVARGEVDITGAVLDLVARGHLRFAEDRQITQGEGDPLTPFEAAVKAAFPPGPLAAASPDPQRLRALLDEEAYRRGWLSRLPQRLRWAGFGLVALGILTTVVLATTVGDALVGLAVVVVGLAVAVVKIPARTARGRALGTPDEPAETSLTAALDGVLATSRRRYAASIRP
- a CDS encoding RDD family protein encodes the protein MQEESDLVTGEAVVLDLRVAKLASRGVAMLIDVLVQAVVLLFALVVLLLTAGSFDSSLTVALLLTVFVLVVIGYPVLFETLSRGRSLGKLALGLRVVRLDGGPIRFRHALTRALAGFFVDFWALGFFGAVALIVSLTSSNGRRVGDYLAGTLVIRERVPEPRQPVLQMPPWLAPWAARLDLSQVPDELALAARQFLGRYHQLRPEAAHALGYGLAQQMAAAIGVGLPADMPPWIFLTTVLAERRNRAQAGHFPPHPEPPPVPRVPPSDNPFTPPS
- a CDS encoding stage II sporulation protein M, which codes for MDLDVFVAAHTAEWTRLSELVRRRRLSGAEADELVALYQRAATHLSVIRSTAPDPALLARLSGLVARGRSAVAGSHSPAWREVALFFTRRFPAAVYLSRRWWLPAALLSLAVMAVLGVWVAHDPQVRSSLISPDELRAMTAPGGRYESYYSNGPAAGFAAKVWTNNAWVAATCLFLGIALGLPVISALWLNSLNVGVAIGLMSSAGRGDVLLGLLLPHGLLELTAVFIAAGTGLKLGWTVVDPGRRSRTAALAEQGRSVVVIALGLACVLLVSGVIEAFVTPSGWPTWLRISLGALVEVLFLTYVFTLGRRAAREGEMGDLDRGLAGDALPEAG
- a CDS encoding DUF58 domain-containing protein, with product MALTGRLGLLALLGALVVGLLFPSVTGVLAVVAVLLVLVAVDVALAGSVRALQFSRRGTTSVRLGERASVTLLVANPGRRRVRGLLRDAWPPSARADDRHRVSVPPGERQACTTQLRPTRRGDRSAALVTVRALGPLGLAARQGSHQVPWTVRVLPPFHSRKHLPSRLARLQQLDGRNAVLIRGQGTEFDSLREYVIGDDVRSIDWRATARASEVMVRTWRPERDRQVVLVLDTGRVSAGRVGDAPRLDAAMDAALLLAALASRAGDRVDLVAYDRQVRASVPNSKTLLPSLVNALAPIEPSLVETDARGMVAEVLRRTRRRALVVLLTGLEPAALEEGLFPVLGSLTARHEVLLASVADPRVAEMARARGDAEAVYDAAAAARTLADRESAVARLTRRGVGVVDAVPEELPPALADRYLALKAAGRL
- a CDS encoding AAA family ATPase; this translates as MSTEQAPDDARSALIALRAEVGKAVVGNDAAVTGLILALLCRGHVLLEGVPGVAKTLLVRALAASLDLKTTRVQFTPDLMPGDVTGSIVYDAHSGEFSFREGPVFTNLMLADEINRTPPKTQSSLLEAMEERQVSIDGRTRPLPDPFIVIATQNPVEYEGTYPLPEAQLDRFLLKLTMPAPSREDEVAILLRHAQGFDPRELAAAGVRPVAGAAELAAARQAVAKVTVGPEVIGYVVDLCRATRELPAVRLGVSPRGATGLLAVTRAWAWLAGRDYATPDDVKALARPALRHRLDVRPEAELEGVTADGVLDRVLAAVPVPR
- a CDS encoding DUF4350 domain-containing protein; its protein translation is MSTSVSPDLQRIWRGARVPLAVLLLIVLTALVLVLSRGDQTSGDLEPGSYEPGGSHALAHLLEQEGVEISAVHTLAEAREAGDGGTLLVTNPDLVPGNGLSELSRRVAHLVLIAPGPSSLAQTVPSVKVNGSGGERVLEPDCTVGAAVAAGTATLGGGHYRTGDRTARLCYQATFVQLGGPSGTTTVVGTGTPLTNDRIADEGNAAFGMRLLGDHPRLVWYVPSTADPALASRQKPFVELIPPGWRYGALTAGIAVVLFALWRARRLGPVVREPLPIVVRAAETAEGRARLYRRGGAAGHAGETLREAARGRLRTRLGLPREAEPSAVVETVCARTGRAAADVGAVLCGPPVRDEPALVRLADELDRVEREVERS
- a CDS encoding DUF4129 domain-containing protein, whose amino-acid sequence is MVIFRLTDVPVDIDRDPARLRAIEELRDPAYPAARPGLFQQIMQWLGQRISELLAELDGVPGGPLGVLLVLGLLIVLIVVVRLRIGRVGRAARAAGEVFTGRRRSADEYRRAAGEAAARGQLADAVRERFRALVRGLEERTVLEDRSGRTADEAAAEAGVVLPGLAEDLAAAARLFDDVHYGGRPGTEAGYRMLTGLDERVQRAKPVLVDA
- a CDS encoding neutral zinc metallopeptidase, encoding MTQPPYGPPPSGLPMGPPPGSGPLGPPLAQPRGPQATHAGPPPMGPPPGWPHRPPPPPQRKPAGLIIGLCLGAVVVLVLGVVAIVALNRSGGQRSNTGLQSPKAPTSAYQLPPDNSPVNSPPPVRTSSPVPSSSSTESGPHKILKLSEHPILQDPNAGLKNLSCELPAWQSTPDGAEAFFTAASKCLDAAWGPFLESYNLPFTPPTLHFPTGPSFETACGSIQVGIATAAYYCENNLYVPFKGLQTDQYGNNPGVYLALFAHEYGHHVQEVAGIMDAVWQKIYAAGQNSATGLELSRRKELQAQCFSGMFLGAHVDEGTVTREMYNKAWNDQETRGDNTSRSHDHGTNAHYAQWWRTGAKDNRIVDCNTFSAPSSAVS